CACATAGATTTGCAGGCCGTCTTTACCGCGTGAGAGTCCGTGAGCAGCCATCACCTCGAGGACCCTGTCGGCCTCATCGAGTGTCCGGCAGAACGGTATCATGACGATCACGTTCTTCATGCCGATCTCGTTTCGAACACGCCGGATAGCCTTGCACTCAAGTGCGAAACCCTCGCGGTAGAGATCGCTGCTGTAGCGCGAGGCGCCGCGGAAGCCCAGCATTGGATTCGACTCTTCGGGCTCAAATTCCGCACCGCCGATGAGGTTCGCATATTCGTTCGTCTTGAAGTCGCTCATCCTTACGATCACCGGGTATGGATGCTGCGCGGCGGCGATCTTTGCGATGCCGCGCGCCAGGTGATCCACGAAGTACTCGCTCTTGTCGGCGTACCCTTTGGTAAGGTGATCGATCTGAACGCGGGCTTTCCTGTCCTTCAGTTTGTCGTAGTGCAGAAGCGCCATGGGATGGATCTTGATGATGTTATTGATGATGAATTCCATCCGGGCAAGACCGATCCCTTCACATGGGAGCCGCCACCAGCGGAGCGCGGCGGCAGGATCGCCGATGTTCATCATAATCTGCGTCTCGGTATGTGGGATGCCTTCCAGGTTGACCTCGGTCTCCTCATACTCGAGAATGCCGTCGTACACGTGTCCCTGATCGCCCTCCGCGCACGATAAGGTCACCGACTGCCCGTCCTTCAGGACGTGCGTTGCCTCGGCGGTACCGACAATGGCCGGCACACCGAGTTCGCGGCTTACGATTGCAGCGTGGCAGGTACGGCCACCAAAGTCGGTGATGATCCCCGCGGCTCTCTGCATGATCGGCACCCAGTCAGGGTCGGTCATACCGGTGACAAGGATCGCGCCATCCCTGAACTGATCGATTTCTGCCGCGCTCTTAATCAGACAGACCTCCCCCGCTGCAATTGCTTCGCCGATGCTCAGGCCGGTGAGAAGTTTTATCCCATTCTCCTTGAGGACATATGACTTAAGCGAAGCGGCCTGGCGCTGTGACTGAACCGTCTCAGGGCGTGCCTGGAGGATAAAGAGGCCGCCCGATTCGCCGTCTTTCGCCCACTCGATGTCCATGGGCCGGCCATAGTGGTCTTCAATTACGGCGGCCCACCGTGCGAGATGAAGAATTTCCTCGTCGTTCAGGACAAACGAACGCCGTTCGCTGGTTGTGGTGTCCACATTCTTGGTGGTCACGCTCCCGCCGACCGCATAGATCATCTTCTTCTCTTTTGCGCCAAGCGTTTTCTCGATGATCGGCTTGACGCCGGGCTTATGCACAAGCGGCTTGAATACCATATATTGATCTGGCGTCACGGCGCCTTGAACGACATTCTCGCCCAGCCCCCATGCTGCATTGACCAGGACAATGTTCGAAAAACCCGTCTCGGTGTCGATGGTGAACATCACCCCTGACCCGGCCATATCTGAGCGCACCATCTTCTGCACCCCGATTGACAGGGCCACGGACATCTGATCGAAGCCCTGCGCATGGCGGTAGCTGATCGCGCGATCTGTGAAGAGCGAGCCATAACACCTGAGGCAGGCATCCAGCAGTTCCTTGTCTCCAGTCACATTCAGGAAAGTCTCCTGCTGACCCGCGAAACTGGCCTGTGGCAGGTCTTCTGCCGTGGCGCTGCTCCGAACGGCGACATCCGTCTGGTCTTTGCCGTACCGTTCAGACAACTCGTGATAGGCTTCCGAGATCGCCTGTGCAAGATCTGCAGGGAACTGAGCGCGAGCGATCAAGCGGCGAATGGCTCTGCCCGTCGCATCAAGCGACTGCTCGCCCCGTTCCCACTGCCTGATCTGTTCCTTGATGACGTCGACCAGCTGGTTGGCAGTAAGAAAATGCCAGTACGCGTCTGCCGTGGTGGCAAACCCGTCCGGGACATTGATCCCCTTAGATTTAAGATTGCAGAACATCTCGCCAAGCGATGCGTTCTTGCCTCCAACCAGGGGCACATCTGAGACTGCAAGGCTGTCGAACCAACGAACGAGTGAATTGTGGCTGCCCATGGTATTTCTCCTATTCTGAGCCCATGGCACGTGGTCATAGGAAAACTGGGAACACTCCAATCAAATTCATTGTCTGGTTCCCAAAAGTCGCGCCCCCGCGATCCCACCTGCTCACGAGTGCGCATGGGTGGAAATTCCAAGTTCGGATTTCAGGGTCAGATTGTCCAGGAACAAACCAAAATCTCGCTCCATAGTTTCTGCAACGGATCTGGCGGGTCGGCTGTGTAACGAAACTGGAATCGCGTATTCAAACACCACGTGGAGTTTTGTGCCTTCGTTCTCGTGCTCCAGGGTCCATGACAGGACGCCGTGCAGGCCACCCCTGATCTGGATAACAATGTGGCTGTCAGTTCTGAATTCGGTGTCTTCGCTGGTACCTTCAAAACGGACCCCGACCACCTTTGCCGTCCACCGGAAGCCCTTACCGCCGTTGTGCAGACCGTGAATGTCTTCTACAACCAGCATCTCGGGCCAGAAATCCACGAAATTCTCCGGATTGCTCAGGCAGTCGAACACCTTGTGTACCGGAGCCTTGATTGTGTAAGTCCTCTCGATGCGTTGCATGGTCAAAACCTCCAACTTATGCAATTACACCGATATTCCCAACAGTCGATTTTGATCGTGAACTTCTTCTGCGGCGCCACCCGTCTCTTCTGCTTGACCCGCCAAACTTGACCGTTTACATGCTCTATTTAAATGATACTCCTCGTGATCATCCCAGAATCGAACCATAGAAGCCAAGTCTGGGCATGACCCAACCGCATACCTGCATCACAGCCTGCGTCTGACAGTCTGGGAGTAATACCTGGTGTCCCGCTCCGATCCGACAAAAATCCCGTAGTGCGGCAGAACTCGGCGATGAAGTACGAGTATCAGCAGGGTCGCTCCTATGGCTGCCGAAAAGACGATCAACGACATGCCAACGTCGCTCATGATTTCGGGATCGATCAGCATGACCGCAGCGAGCGTGAGCATCACCATCCCACCGACGAGTTTCAGGATCCTGCCGTGTTTTTCTTCGAACCTGGCGGCCTTCAGCGTATAGACGGACGCCAGAAACAACGCCGTCTCATCGATCAGGAAGACGAACATATAGAGCGCGAGCAGCAGGATAAAACCGGCGGCACTCACCTCGTTTGCGACGATTAGATTCGTCCAGACCACAGGCAGCCCTGATGTGCAGGGCAATTCGAGGAGGGTCACGCCCAACGCCATCACGGCTGTCGAACCCATGATCGCGAGCGGAGTCTTGTCTGCGGCCAGTAGGCCGCGCATGCTCTGATAGAGCCATGGTTTGTGACTGTCATCAAGGGTCAGTGACACACCCTCCTTGTACCAGAAGTAGTCTTTGATATTGATCACTGCAAATCCGAACGCCATCAGCGCGACGGCGACCTGTATCCACAACAGATAGCCGACGAAGCTCAGTACACCGAAGAGGCCGACGATAAATACAATGTACGTGGCTGCTGTGACAGTCAAATAGATCAGCCCAACCTGCAGGATTCGCTTGCGGGAACCTGAGTGGATGACCAGTGCCAGTAGAATCGACAGTACCCAGAGTGAACACGGGTTGAAGCCGTCGACCAGGGCAATCAGCAGCGTGCTCAGCCACACGGGTTGGTCGGCGACCGTGACCGCGCCGATCAGAGGGATGATGAGAACGCTGCCCGCCACTGCAGGCGATGCGGGATTGGTGCCGGTTACTTGTGACCGGCTGCCGGACACGATTCCCGCGCCAATGTCCGCGCAGCGCGTGTCCAGACAGGTCTGCACCGCCGCCGTGAGCTGGACGCCGGTCGTCTCGTCGAATCCAACCCAATATTGATTGGAAATAAAGGTGGTCGGCACACTTCCGGGAGTGAAGCCGAACACGTCGCCGAACCGGACGAACAGTTCGCGATTCTCAACGCTATTCCAGACTTCAAAGTCCTGCAGGATGACCTGTGGATATTCCGCCAGCAGAATAGACAAGTATGCGTGTTCCCGGGCGCAGTGAGGACACCCGTCCCCCCAGAACAGGTAGATAACGACCGGGTCAGTTGCGGACTCCTGGGCGTGCGGGGAGATGGTCAGTCCTGCGGCCAATACCAGCAGAAGTGAAAGGAGCAGGATTCTGGGTTTGATACTCATACGGTATCGTCCATCTCTCTAATCTCGATCCCGGTGGCAGGCGCGATATCGAAAGAGACAAAATCCCTTACCTATAGGATACGCCTGTTTACTGCTGCCGAGAGTGACATCCGACCATTCGAGACAGGCTTTCTGCACGGATCCGGCCGTGTTCTCGGCTTGGCTCGCGAGCGATGCTTCACAGCGCGATCAGGTCCGGAGCGAAGTGGGCTACCGAACGCGAGCTGATGAATCACTCGGGGCAATGTGATGGATGTCACTACAGCTAAATCCGTTCAGGCTGTATGATTTATCTAAGGGATATGCTTTCAAGCATCCCTCTGGAGCGATTCACTTATGCAGCGTCCCAAACTCATGGCCCTGATCTTGCTGGCCGGCGGGATCATTGTGGCAGCGTTCATTCTATTCCGGGCGCAGCCCGTCTCCGCCGCACAGCTCGCCCTGAGATCAGACCCGTTTCCCCTGGCAGTGGGGCGGACAACCCTGATGCTAACTCTCAAGGATGGCAGCGGTTCCCCGATAAGCGATGCCGCAATAACGGTCACCGGCGAAAATGGGCACTCCGGAACCCTACCGGTCGTTGGCACCGCAATTGTGCAACAGGACGGAGAGTATCAATTCCGTCTGGTCTGGCCCTCGATGGGACCGTGGCTGGTTAGTGTTGCAGCCACTATTCCGGGATCGGACGAGGTAATCGCTGACCAGTACAAAGTCTACATTTATCCGATCAGCCCCAACCTGGGCACACTGAATTCGGCATTCCAGAGCGCAAAAACGACCGAAGAGTTGATCTCCGCGAACTCATCGCGAGAGATGTGGGTCGTGATCGATCAAGGTACCAAGGCTGAACTCTCGATGGGTCACGACAAGATCCCGCTGGAGCTGCGCCTTAATGTCCACGGGCAGAACACCCTCGTAATTCGCAATGATGATATTGCCGCTCATTCGGTAGGTCCGTTCTTTGTGCGCCCGGGCGAAACCATCCGGCAGGAATTCACGGAACCCGCCGAGTTCGTTGGATTTTGCAGCATAAGCCGAACGGGCAGTATCAACATTATCGTTGAAGGCTAAACGCCGGCAGGTAACAGGGGGAACACATGATATACCGGCGGGCAGTTTTGGTCATCACGCTCGTGCTTTGGCTCGTCGGCTGTACCGGCGCAGGTCAAACGACACCTGATGCGTCGTACCTTGAAGACCTGAACGGGGCAGTCTTTGACCCCCCACGCGCAATTTCGAACTTCGGGTTTGCTTCGACATTGGGCGAAGAGTTCAAGCTCAGCGACCACAACGGCGAGATCATTCTGCTGTATTTCGGATACCGCACGTGTCCGGATTTCTGCCCGACAACCTTCACAGAACTGCGCCAGATCTACCTCGCATTGGGTGAGCCTGCGGAAAGGGTCAAAGTCGTCTTTATCACGGTTGACCCTGAGCGCGACGATCTCGACTCGCTCACGCTCTACACACAGGCCTTCCACGACGACTTCATCGGATTGCGTGCCGAAGGCGAAAGCCTCCAAAACGTAATGGATGAGTTTGGCGTCATCGCAGAGAAGCGCCAGCTTGCGGATTCGGCGCTCTCGTATCTGATAGATCATACGGCATCGCTATTCCTAATCGGGCCGGACGGGCGGCTGCAGGTCCAATATCTTTACGGGACCGCCTATCAGGACATTCTTGAGGACGTTCAGCGGATTCTTGACTCGACTGCGAGCAGTAACTCCAGTTAGGAAGAGGCCCGTCTGATGGTTGTGGAACTGGTTATGTCACTACAGGAGCTGCTGCAATGAAAGTCAGAGTTTTACTGGTAGTTGTTGCCCTATTGTCGCTATTCGGCGCATCACAGACCCTTGGACAGGAGGCCGAAGACGCCAGCTGCGAGGCCGTCTATCTAGTAGATGGATGGGCGCGAGCATCGGTTGAAGGCGCACCCAACAGCGCCGCCTACGGGATACTTGTGAACCTTTCCGGCGAAGATGACACCCTGATCGCCGCCAGTACTGATGCTGCGGAATTCGTCGAACTACACGAGATGGTCATGGGGGCTGGCGATGTCATGCAGATGCGTCCGGTCGAAGGCGGAATAGCCGTTCCAGCCACCGGCTTCGCGCAGTTGAAGCCCGGCGGCCTGCACATCATGCTGATCAACCTTGCTGAACCACTGGTCGCCGGTGAGATGCTCACACTCACATTGACGTTCGAAGTAGCTGGTGAGCTTGAAGTCAGCCTTCCCATCAAAGTGCCAATGGAAATGGGCGCGCAATCGATGAGCGGTGGGGGGATGATGCAAGACACACCCATGGAAGCCGCGAGTCTGCCTACGGTCGAATGGACCGAAGAGTGCGCTGGCATCCACGTGTTGGGCGCATGGGCACGCCCTGCTGGTCCGGCAATGCCGACGAGCGCCGCATATGCGCTGCTCCTTAATCTCACTGATGCAGCCGACATGCTAGTCAGTGCGAGTGCACCGATAGCCGGGTCTACCGAGATTCACGAAATGGTAATGGGAGACAAGGATGTGATGCGCATGCGGCCGGTCGAGGGTGGTATTGAGATCCCCAGCGGCAGCGCGGCCATTCTGGCACCGGGCGGTCTGCACATTATGCTGATCTCACTGACCGATGAATTCGCAGAGGGGAGTTCGTTTGAACTTACACTGTCCTTCGAGGAACACGAGGATATCCTGATAACAGTCCCAATCCAGATGCCCGCGGAAATGATGGAAGGCAGCATGTAGCCGGCGTAACCGCTGGCGGTTTCCATTTGTGTTCCAAGCCGACGCGGCGCATCTATCGTAGATGCGCCGTTTTTGTCGGGACTACCCGTGGACGTTTTAGCTACGGGCACGCCGCAAGTCAATATGTCCGCGAAAGACGTCGGTGGCAATCAGGACAACCTGGATTTTGTCGCCGACATCGACGCCTCGATATCCTTCGACAAGTTTGCCTTCAATCGGAAGTTCAAGGAGGCGAACCCACGTCCCCTTTTGTGCCGCACCGGTTACAATCCCCTCGAAGTGCTCGCCGATTCGGTGTTCCAGCAGCAGGGCAGCTGCAGACTTGCCGACCTGCCGCTCAGCTTTGTTTACTTCGTCTTCGGCAGTCGTGCAGTGAGCGGCCAGCTTCTCCAGCTCGCCGATGCTATATGGCGAGGGACTTCCTACCAGTGCAGCCTTAAGCAGCCGTTGGGTTATCAGATCGACGTACCGGCGGTTCGGGGCGGTCGAGTGGGTGTAGTCCTTCACGGCGAGGCCAAAATGCCCCTGCCCCTCTTCACCCGGCAGCTCTGCAACATACTCGCCTGACCCAAGCAGTTTGATGACCGTGAGCGACAAATCCGGGAATCTCAGCGGATCAGCGCGCTTTTGGGCGATCAGGAACTGGGCCAACGCTTTTGAGTCCGGCGCGTCGGGTAGTTCTGCGCCCATCTGCGCGGCAATACCAACCAGACGGTCCCAGCGATCCGGCACCCGCACAATACGGCGAATTGAAGGAAATCCATGGGCTTCGAGATAACGGGCGGTCACGCCGTTCGCCGCAATCATGAAGTCTTCGATAATCTCGGTAGCGCAGTTCTTCCGGTCTTTTTCCAGGCCAATCACGCGGTCTCCGTCAAAGACCGGCTTTGACTGGATAGTTTCGAGATTCAAAGCGTCATGCAGATGCCTCAAAGCCCTAAGGCGCTGTGCGACGCTGTTCTGCAACCTGAGATTATCTTCCAGGCCTGGCACACGTTGTATGGCGACGGGTGGCTCGGAATCGCCATCGAGCCAGGCCGCAACGCTGTTGTATGCAAGTTTTGCGTGATTGTGGACCACCGCACGGTAGATATGTGCATCCGTGACGATACCTACCGCGTCGACAACCATCTCGATGACCACGGCCAGGCGGGCCTGGTTGAAATTGAGAGACGTGAGGTCGGTGGAGAGTCGTTCAGGCAGCATCGGGTAGATCTTCGCCGCCGTGTAGATTGAGGTTGTGTTGTGACCGGCGTGTTTGTCCAAGCGCGAGGCCAGGGGTACAAGCGAATCGACATCGGCGATGGCAACTAGAACTTTTGTCTTCCCGTCCGGCAGCGGTTCGGCCACAGTAAGCTGATCGAGATCGCGGGAGTCGTCATTGTCGATCGATGCCCAAAGCAGCCCGCGCATATCCCGCAGATCTTTTCCAGCGACCGGCCTCTCCGACTCAATCTGATGGGCCTCTGCAAGCGTCTTGGGAGGAAAATCGGGAAGGAGTCGTCGTTCGCGTAGTGCAATATCGGATAGATGAACAAGGATCTCGCGGTGTGTGGCGCCGTGCAGATGAGAATTCATGACAACCCCACTCTCTCCTTTGTCCTGCGGTTGAACCTGCAGAACCGGGCTGAAAGCCAAAAGCTAAAGGCTGTTGTACGTTTGGTTAGCGGAGGCGCTGCCTCCACATCTCCACGAAGAACTTGCGCCGCGCAACCCCACCTTCAGGAGTGCAAGACTCCCGAAGGGATTGGGGGTGCAACTCCGACGAAAGTGCACAACACTCCCTAGCTCTATTTTGATGCATAACGGGCCATCGAATGTCATCATTTGGTCGGACGTTCGGCACTGCGTCATGATCACTCGGCGTGAACACGGGGCTGCCGGACTGGCGCCACGTATTCGGTAACCCGCGCGAAAATGGGTCAGGTCAGGAGTCGCCAATGGCGAGGACGACCGCAACTGCCGTGTGGCCGGTGTGGGAGATCGAGATATGCCACGCGGTGATGCCCAGCGCCTCGGCGCGTGACTGGGCCACCCGATGCAGCGTCAGCTTTGGAGCACCCGCCTCATCAGACAGGACTTCGATCGCGGTGAACCACACCCCCTGCCGAACGCCTGCCCCAAGCGACTTCATCACGGCTTCTTTTACCGCGAATTTTCCTGCGTAAGCCTCAGCGGATTTGCGGCGATCATCAGCTTGCAGCTGCTCGTCGGCCGTAAAAACCTGTTCGCGGAAACTCACGCGGGAAAGCTTTTCCGCGAACGGTTCGATTTCGACGAGATCGATGCCCAGCCCAATCACGTTCATGGCGCGGTGGGCTGGACACTCTCAGGTGTGCGCTTCCAGTCACTTGAAAGTGTCATATAGCGCCGCAGGAACGGCAGCGACAGCCAATCGAGGAAGATACGCACGGCCTGACGCCGTGACGGCTGAAAGTAGAGGAAAAAGAAGAAACGCAGGAACCAGCCAATCCAGCCAGTGAATTGATAGCCATACAGCTCCGACGCTCCCTTTCCGACGCCCATGCTGGCAGCCTGCCCCAACCCCTTATAGGTGAACGGCTTGAGTTTCCTGCCGCTGATCGTGGCTGAGATATTCTCCCCAGCCCACTTGCCATGCATGATTGCCCACAGCGCATTGGATGGGCATGGTTCGCCGCTGATATGCATGACTTGTGCCGCGTCACCTCCTGCCCAGACATGGGTCTGTCCCTGGACGTGGAGCGTGGTATCGGTAATCAGCAGGCCTTTTTCGGTTCGCGGCAGCGACTCGGTTCCGGGCATTACAGTCAGTCGCTGACCAACCGTGCATATCACGGTCTTTGACGGGATAGGTGTTCCGTCCGACAGCACCGCAGCGTCGGCGGTGACTTCGCTGAGGCGCGTATTCAAACGCAGTTCAATGCCCCATTTCTCAAGCTCTCGCGTGCAGTAGTCGGCAAGGCGCTGGTACTGCGGACGCAGCACCGGTAGAAGCTGCCCTCCTGAGTGTACCAGGACGATCCGCGGCTTTTGACGTTTCAGCACGGAATAGAAAGGTTTGAAGACATGGAACATCTCCGCGATGGCCGCCGCAAGTTCAACCCCAGCAAAGCCGCCACCTGCTACAACGACAGTGAGCCAGCCCTGCTGCTCCGCGCCGTCAGGCATCGAATCCGCCGTTTCCAGAAGCCTGAGCAGCTGATTACGGGTCGCCAGCACGCCGCCAGGCGATTTGACCGTCCATCCATGTGCATTGAGCCCCGGCACGCTTTCCATGTTGTCGTATGAGCCGTTGGCTATCAGCAGATGGTCGTACGGCACGTGTTCGATTCGCCCATCACTGACGAACTGTGCAGCGACTGTCTTCGCTTCAAGGTCAACCGCTACAACGCTTGCCAGCAGCAGGCTTTGCCCGGTCAAAATGCGGCGCAGCGGACTCTGGCGGTTGTTTATCGAGATTATTCCAGTAAGCGACTCTGCTGTCCACCCGTGGAACGAGTGATAACTCTTTGGCGCGATGACCGTGACCTGGACGGTACCGCGATTGAGCAGGTGGCCAATACGCCGCTTGATAAAGCGATATCCCCACAGACCGGTATAGCCGCCGCCGATGATCACGACACGAATTGGCTGCTCAGTCATTGGCGGTCTCCGAAGAAGCGAGCGGATAAAGCAGCTTGCCCTCACGCGCAAGTTCACCGGACACGTACGCCTGTTTGAGCTGTACGTGCTGGATTTTGCCGTTGTAGGTAAAGGGTATCGTGTGCTTGGCAACTAGAATTACACGCCCAGGACGGAAGCCCAGACGCTGGTGAAGTCTCTGCACGATTGCCCTGACATAGGCGGGACCTTCCACGGCAGCTCGATCCTGTGAAAGCCGCGTTTCGGCAAAGACATACAGCTGTTCACCGGCCAGGTCGCCACGATCGACCCCCACGGCGGCACTGTAGCGAACACCCGGAACATCATCGACCAATTCCTCAACTTCACGAGGAGCGACGGTCCGTCCGCTGTGTTTGATGATATTCTTCTTGCGCGCCACCAGGAACAGATCGCCATCAGCATCGTGGTACGCCAGGTCGCCTGTCCGCACGTAACCGTCGCCCCAGAACAGCGCTTCAGTGGCCTCGGGGTTGCGATAGTACCCTTTCGTCGCTGCCGGACTCTTCAGAACCAGTTCGCCCACCTCACCCACCGCTGCTTCACGGTCGTCCACGACGATCTTTAACTCAATGTCTGGAAGCGGGTAGCCGATGGCGACATTGCCTCGCACATCCACCTTAATGGGTGATGCTTCGACCCCCCAGAAGGCAACGCCTACGGATGCTTCAGCCAGCCCGTAGCTTGGCTTGGAGATCGGAGGCAGCCTGAACATGCGCTCAAATTCGTAGACAGTTTGGGCGCGAACAGGTTCGGCGGCATTGATCGCAATTCGCAACGTGGAGAGATCGTATTTGTCGGGGTCGCGCACCTGTTTGATGAGCTGCCGGTAGCCGACGTCTGGCGCTGCTGTGTAGGTGCCCTTGTATTCAACAACCGCGTCAAGCCAGCGCGACATCTTCGTCAGCGTTGTTGGCAGCAAGACAAGGCGCGCGCCGATATAGAACGGCGCCATCGTCATCAGGATCAATCCCAGGTCGTGATAGACCGGCAACCAGCTCACAAGGACGTCATTGTCCGTCATCAACGAGGCCGCGACCATCTGGCGCAGGTTGGCAACGAGGTTGGCATGGGTGAGCATTACGCCCTTGGAGTTGCCCGTACTTCCCGACGTATATTGCAGGAATGCGAGATCATCCGGATCCACCTGCGGGAAATCCGCCGTGGGTTCGGACTTCAGGCAGTCGGCAACCGTCAGCAATACGCAGCCGAACGCCTGGACTCCCTGCTGATAGGTGAGGAGTACCTCCTCGGGAGTGTCGCTGGGAACGATTACCGCTTTTGCCTCGCACGCGCTGAGGATGGTGAGCACGCGGCGCGCACCACTCCCAGGAAACAGCGGTACGGCTACACCGCCTGCGCGCTGGATGCCATAAAACGCCGGGAAGAATTCCGTGCCGTTTGGGATGATGACCAGCGCGCGATCGCCGGGCTTAAGGCCATGTTCAATTAAGCACGATCCGACACGATTGACCTCGTCCCACTGTCGGCGGTGGGTTACAGAGTCCCCTTCGAAGACATAGGCTTCCTTGTCTGGTGTATGTCCTGCGCGAAAGGCCAGCATATCAACCAGAGTCGTCACATCTTCGAGTGTGGTGGGGACCAGCACCCCGCTGA
Above is a window of Candidatus Flexicrinis proximus DNA encoding:
- the ppsA gene encoding phosphoenolpyruvate synthase, producing MGSHNSLVRWFDSLAVSDVPLVGGKNASLGEMFCNLKSKGINVPDGFATTADAYWHFLTANQLVDVIKEQIRQWERGEQSLDATGRAIRRLIARAQFPADLAQAISEAYHELSERYGKDQTDVAVRSSATAEDLPQASFAGQQETFLNVTGDKELLDACLRCYGSLFTDRAISYRHAQGFDQMSVALSIGVQKMVRSDMAGSGVMFTIDTETGFSNIVLVNAAWGLGENVVQGAVTPDQYMVFKPLVHKPGVKPIIEKTLGAKEKKMIYAVGGSVTTKNVDTTTSERRSFVLNDEEILHLARWAAVIEDHYGRPMDIEWAKDGESGGLFILQARPETVQSQRQAASLKSYVLKENGIKLLTGLSIGEAIAAGEVCLIKSAAEIDQFRDGAILVTGMTDPDWVPIMQRAAGIITDFGGRTCHAAIVSRELGVPAIVGTAEATHVLKDGQSVTLSCAEGDQGHVYDGILEYEETEVNLEGIPHTETQIMMNIGDPAAALRWWRLPCEGIGLARMEFIINNIIKIHPMALLHYDKLKDRKARVQIDHLTKGYADKSEYFVDHLARGIAKIAAAQHPYPVIVRMSDFKTNEYANLIGGAEFEPEESNPMLGFRGASRYSSDLYREGFALECKAIRRVRNEIGMKNVIVMIPFCRTLDEADRVLEVMAAHGLSRGKDGLQIYVMAEIPSNILLATEFSERFDGFSIGSNDLTQLVLGVDRDSSLLAPLFDERNEAIKIMIRALIHDAHLAGRKVGICGQAPSDYPEFVSFLVNCGIDSISLNPDSVIKVKRRVAEEELHREPVMYGHLAPHA
- a CDS encoding RNB domain-containing ribonuclease — translated: MNSHLHGATHREILVHLSDIALRERRLLPDFPPKTLAEAHQIESERPVAGKDLRDMRGLLWASIDNDDSRDLDQLTVAEPLPDGKTKVLVAIADVDSLVPLASRLDKHAGHNTTSIYTAAKIYPMLPERLSTDLTSLNFNQARLAVVIEMVVDAVGIVTDAHIYRAVVHNHAKLAYNSVAAWLDGDSEPPVAIQRVPGLEDNLRLQNSVAQRLRALRHLHDALNLETIQSKPVFDGDRVIGLEKDRKNCATEIIEDFMIAANGVTARYLEAHGFPSIRRIVRVPDRWDRLVGIAAQMGAELPDAPDSKALAQFLIAQKRADPLRFPDLSLTVIKLLGSGEYVAELPGEEGQGHFGLAVKDYTHSTAPNRRYVDLITQRLLKAALVGSPSPYSIGELEKLAAHCTTAEDEVNKAERQVGKSAAALLLEHRIGEHFEGIVTGAAQKGTWVRLLELPIEGKLVEGYRGVDVGDKIQVVLIATDVFRGHIDLRRARS
- a CDS encoding FixH family protein, encoding MQRPKLMALILLAGGIIVAAFILFRAQPVSAAQLALRSDPFPLAVGRTTLMLTLKDGSGSPISDAAITVTGENGHSGTLPVVGTAIVQQDGEYQFRLVWPSMGPWLVSVAATIPGSDEVIADQYKVYIYPISPNLGTLNSAFQSAKTTEELISANSSREMWVVIDQGTKAELSMGHDKIPLELRLNVHGQNTLVIRNDDIAAHSVGPFFVRPGETIRQEFTEPAEFVGFCSISRTGSINIIVEG
- a CDS encoding copper chaperone PCu(A)C; its protein translation is MKVRVLLVVVALLSLFGASQTLGQEAEDASCEAVYLVDGWARASVEGAPNSAAYGILVNLSGEDDTLIAASTDAAEFVELHEMVMGAGDVMQMRPVEGGIAVPATGFAQLKPGGLHIMLINLAEPLVAGEMLTLTLTFEVAGELEVSLPIKVPMEMGAQSMSGGGMMQDTPMEAASLPTVEWTEECAGIHVLGAWARPAGPAMPTSAAYALLLNLTDAADMLVSASAPIAGSTEIHEMVMGDKDVMRMRPVEGGIEIPSGSAAILAPGGLHIMLISLTDEFAEGSSFELTLSFEEHEDILITVPIQMPAEMMEGSM
- a CDS encoding SCO family protein codes for the protein MIYRRAVLVITLVLWLVGCTGAGQTTPDASYLEDLNGAVFDPPRAISNFGFASTLGEEFKLSDHNGEIILLYFGYRTCPDFCPTTFTELRQIYLALGEPAERVKVVFITVDPERDDLDSLTLYTQAFHDDFIGLRAEGESLQNVMDEFGVIAEKRQLADSALSYLIDHTASLFLIGPDGRLQVQYLYGTAYQDILEDVQRILDSTASSNSS
- a CDS encoding FAD-dependent oxidoreductase yields the protein MTEQPIRVVIIGGGYTGLWGYRFIKRRIGHLLNRGTVQVTVIAPKSYHSFHGWTAESLTGIISINNRQSPLRRILTGQSLLLASVVAVDLEAKTVAAQFVSDGRIEHVPYDHLLIANGSYDNMESVPGLNAHGWTVKSPGGVLATRNQLLRLLETADSMPDGAEQQGWLTVVVAGGGFAGVELAAAIAEMFHVFKPFYSVLKRQKPRIVLVHSGGQLLPVLRPQYQRLADYCTRELEKWGIELRLNTRLSEVTADAAVLSDGTPIPSKTVICTVGQRLTVMPGTESLPRTEKGLLITDTTLHVQGQTHVWAGGDAAQVMHISGEPCPSNALWAIMHGKWAGENISATISGRKLKPFTYKGLGQAASMGVGKGASELYGYQFTGWIGWFLRFFFFLYFQPSRRQAVRIFLDWLSLPFLRRYMTLSSDWKRTPESVQPTAP
- the acpS gene encoding holo-ACP synthase — translated: MNVIGLGIDLVEIEPFAEKLSRVSFREQVFTADEQLQADDRRKSAEAYAGKFAVKEAVMKSLGAGVRQGVWFTAIEVLSDEAGAPKLTLHRVAQSRAEALGITAWHISISHTGHTAVAVVLAIGDS
- a CDS encoding SRPBCC family protein, giving the protein MQRIERTYTIKAPVHKVFDCLSNPENFVDFWPEMLVVEDIHGLHNGGKGFRWTAKVVGVRFEGTSEDTEFRTDSHIVIQIRGGLHGVLSWTLEHENEGTKLHVVFEYAIPVSLHSRPARSVAETMERDFGLFLDNLTLKSELGISTHAHS
- a CDS encoding AMP-binding protein, encoding MDNFSGVLVPTTLEDVTTLVDMLAFRAGHTPDKEAYVFEGDSVTHRRQWDEVNRVGSCLIEHGLKPGDRALVIIPNGTEFFPAFYGIQRAGGVAVPLFPGSGARRVLTILSACEAKAVIVPSDTPEEVLLTYQQGVQAFGCVLLTVADCLKSEPTADFPQVDPDDLAFLQYTSGSTGNSKGVMLTHANLVANLRQMVAASLMTDNDVLVSWLPVYHDLGLILMTMAPFYIGARLVLLPTTLTKMSRWLDAVVEYKGTYTAAPDVGYRQLIKQVRDPDKYDLSTLRIAINAAEPVRAQTVYEFERMFRLPPISKPSYGLAEASVGVAFWGVEASPIKVDVRGNVAIGYPLPDIELKIVVDDREAAVGEVGELVLKSPAATKGYYRNPEATEALFWGDGYVRTGDLAYHDADGDLFLVARKKNIIKHSGRTVAPREVEELVDDVPGVRYSAAVGVDRGDLAGEQLYVFAETRLSQDRAAVEGPAYVRAIVQRLHQRLGFRPGRVILVAKHTIPFTYNGKIQHVQLKQAYVSGELAREGKLLYPLASSETAND